In Bacillus methanolicus, the following proteins share a genomic window:
- a CDS encoding penicillin-binding transpeptidase domain-containing protein — MRKAIYLLLTVFIVIVLASCKKEPKPEDRFDEYIKLWNEQRFDKMYEFLSDKVKEKVTKEEFTSRYEKIYRDLEITDIKVKFDKPEEGSKPKEDEIEFPFSVKMNSLAGPIKFDHSAKLVKEEREDEKNWYVDWDTTFIFPELKEGDKIQVSAIPAKRGEILDRNGNGLAVNGTAYEIGIVPEKMGEHREEIINQVAALLEMEPEKIDKLLNASWVQPNYFVPIKKISKEERELLEKLVSIPSVLKKDVEARVYPYKESAAHLIGYVGPITADELKELEGKGYSSNDMIGKRGLEQVLEEQLKGENGAKITIKKADGTEVLLAEKEVKNGENITLTIDAELQAKVFKEMNGEPGTASAINPKTGETMALVSSPSFDPNKAALGMSSSQWKELQDNKNQPLLTRFKATYAPGSVIKPLVAAIGLKEGAITPEKTINVKGKQWQKENSWGNYKVTRVKDPKGPVNLEKALVYSDNIYFAQTALELGKERFTTGLKMFGFEEEIPYTFPIESSKLGEMDTEIKLADSGYGQGQVEMSIVHLAASYTPFINKGNMIKPVLLEKEAKGEVWHESIISEAEANLISSDLLKVVEDPQGTAHTAKIDGYPIAGKTGTAEFKKHQGEKGTENGSFVAYNANQPEILIAMMLENVQDKGGSKAAVTKVKKILSK, encoded by the coding sequence ATGAGGAAAGCCATATATTTATTATTAACGGTATTCATAGTTATTGTGCTGGCAAGCTGCAAAAAAGAGCCAAAGCCAGAAGATCGTTTTGACGAGTATATAAAGCTATGGAACGAACAAAGATTTGATAAAATGTATGAATTTTTATCAGACAAAGTAAAAGAAAAGGTGACAAAGGAAGAATTCACGAGCAGATACGAAAAAATTTATAGAGACCTGGAAATCACCGATATAAAAGTCAAATTTGACAAACCAGAGGAAGGGAGCAAACCGAAAGAAGATGAAATCGAATTTCCTTTTTCGGTGAAGATGAACAGTTTAGCCGGTCCTATCAAATTTGACCATTCTGCGAAGCTTGTAAAAGAAGAACGGGAAGATGAAAAAAATTGGTATGTTGACTGGGATACAACGTTTATCTTTCCAGAACTAAAAGAAGGAGACAAGATCCAAGTATCGGCGATTCCGGCGAAACGCGGCGAAATCCTTGACAGAAATGGAAACGGGTTGGCGGTTAACGGAACAGCCTATGAAATCGGGATTGTTCCGGAAAAAATGGGAGAACATCGAGAAGAAATTATTAATCAAGTGGCTGCTCTTCTTGAAATGGAGCCGGAGAAAATCGATAAATTGTTAAATGCAAGCTGGGTACAGCCAAATTATTTTGTGCCGATAAAGAAAATTTCCAAGGAAGAACGCGAGCTGCTTGAAAAACTGGTTTCAATCCCGTCCGTATTAAAAAAGGATGTAGAGGCAAGGGTATATCCATATAAAGAGTCAGCCGCACATTTAATTGGTTATGTAGGTCCAATTACAGCCGATGAACTTAAAGAACTAGAAGGCAAAGGTTATTCAAGCAATGACATGATTGGAAAAAGAGGGCTTGAACAGGTTCTCGAAGAACAGCTAAAAGGAGAAAACGGCGCAAAAATCACGATAAAGAAAGCGGATGGAACAGAAGTTCTACTTGCAGAAAAAGAGGTAAAGAATGGTGAAAACATTACATTAACAATTGATGCTGAGTTACAGGCTAAAGTGTTTAAGGAAATGAATGGTGAACCAGGTACTGCCTCCGCCATTAATCCAAAAACGGGTGAAACAATGGCTCTCGTCAGCAGTCCGAGCTTTGATCCAAACAAAGCAGCTTTGGGAATGTCATCTAGCCAGTGGAAAGAACTCCAAGATAACAAAAATCAGCCCCTGTTAACGCGGTTCAAGGCGACATATGCCCCTGGTTCGGTCATTAAGCCGCTTGTTGCTGCAATTGGTTTAAAAGAAGGAGCGATTACGCCTGAAAAAACTATAAATGTTAAGGGGAAACAGTGGCAGAAAGAAAACTCGTGGGGAAATTACAAAGTGACAAGGGTAAAAGATCCGAAAGGTCCGGTTAACCTAGAAAAAGCACTCGTTTACTCTGATAACATTTATTTTGCCCAAACGGCACTTGAGCTTGGCAAAGAAAGGTTTACGACAGGATTAAAAATGTTTGGATTTGAAGAAGAAATCCCTTATACTTTCCCAATCGAAAGTTCCAAGCTTGGCGAAATGGATACGGAAATTAAGCTTGCAGACTCCGGATATGGCCAGGGACAAGTGGAAATGAGCATTGTTCACCTTGCTGCTTCCTATACACCGTTTATCAATAAAGGAAACATGATCAAGCCGGTATTGCTTGAAAAGGAAGCCAAAGGTGAAGTCTGGCACGAAAGTATTATAAGCGAAGCCGAGGCAAATCTTATTAGCAGTGATTTACTAAAAGTAGTTGAAGATCCTCAGGGGACCGCCCATACCGCAAAAATAGATGGTTATCCGATTGCAGGTAAAACCGGAACTGCAGAGTTTAAAAAGCATCAGGGAGAAAAAGGAACCGAAAACGGCAGTTTTGTCGCATACAATGCAAACCAACCGGAAATCTTGATTGCAATGATGCTCGAGAACGTTCAAGATAAAGGCGGATCCAAGGCGGCGGTTACAAAAGTGAAGAAGATATTGTCAAAATAA
- a CDS encoding C40 family peptidase → MKKFVITFLVTLTLFFVGISETNHTYAATNYSVKASAIAQKYVGVPYKWGGISPSGFDCSGLVYYSFKQAGKPLPRTAGEMYRKGTAVSKKNLRNGDLVFFNTNKKGASHVGIYIGSNKFVHSSSKGVRIDSMSNPYWSKVYHGSKRM, encoded by the coding sequence ATGAAAAAGTTTGTTATTACATTTTTGGTAACCTTGACTCTGTTTTTTGTCGGAATTTCTGAAACAAATCATACATACGCAGCAACAAACTACAGCGTAAAAGCTTCTGCGATCGCCCAAAAATATGTGGGAGTGCCTTATAAATGGGGCGGAATTTCACCATCAGGATTTGATTGTTCTGGTTTAGTTTATTACTCTTTTAAACAAGCAGGAAAACCTCTTCCAAGAACTGCCGGTGAAATGTATAGAAAAGGTACTGCCGTTTCCAAAAAGAATTTAAGAAATGGCGATCTCGTATTTTTCAACACTAATAAAAAAGGGGCTTCCCACGTAGGAATATACATAGGTTCAAATAAGTTTGTTCATTCAAGTTCAAAAGGTGTCAGAATAGACTCCATGTCTAATCCATATTGGAGCAAAGTCTATCACGGATCAAAGCGAATGTAA
- a CDS encoding S41 family peptidase, whose protein sequence is MQHLKKYLSVLLVFLFVTQTTTYVSAAEPIDEARDIIRNYYVEDVPDWVLNKPTIKEITRYLDPYSVYMTAEEFNEFTNAIENQFVGIGVMLEEDPRGVKILAVFPGSPAERAGIQTGDVITNINGQSLAGESVQTAISSLSGKENTSVTLTYVRPDTGQSFTQTLVREVIQIQNVEYEMLGGNIGYVRLNSFALDSAKDISAAIQKLKGAKGWIFDIRDNGGGYVSAAQEVAGFFPNVTKAFQLRDKSNKPHVFNVIPQSAKFTSPVHILINAYSASASEMVSASVKEQKGAILYGQNSFGKGSMQSFFPLSDESVLKLTTAKFFSPKGVPVHEVGVAPNVKTAEGEELLASHRDQLVAAIRSYKKLPALQNVPVTKTFTIKMNMKMNWTGTTARDVQLIQLGGKEVPVDVQSIDEKTIKIIPKQNLQSKEKYLLIVHPKWKAENTRQMKQGIYVEIKVM, encoded by the coding sequence ATGCAGCATTTAAAAAAGTATCTCAGTGTATTACTTGTCTTTCTGTTTGTTACCCAAACAACAACTTATGTCTCAGCAGCTGAACCGATTGATGAAGCCAGGGATATTATTCGCAATTACTATGTAGAAGATGTTCCAGATTGGGTGTTAAATAAGCCGACGATAAAAGAGATTACAAGGTACCTCGATCCTTATTCTGTTTACATGACGGCGGAGGAGTTCAATGAATTTACCAATGCAATTGAAAACCAGTTTGTAGGAATTGGAGTCATGCTGGAGGAAGATCCAAGGGGAGTGAAGATTTTAGCTGTATTTCCGGGAAGTCCTGCTGAGCGGGCCGGAATTCAAACCGGGGATGTTATTACGAACATAAATGGACAATCATTAGCAGGTGAATCGGTTCAAACAGCCATTTCTTCCCTAAGCGGAAAAGAAAACACCTCGGTTACTCTTACATATGTAAGACCTGATACAGGCCAATCTTTTACTCAAACACTTGTCAGGGAAGTTATTCAAATACAAAACGTAGAATATGAGATGCTCGGCGGAAATATTGGTTATGTGCGTTTAAACAGTTTTGCCCTTGATTCAGCTAAAGATATTTCTGCAGCTATTCAAAAACTGAAAGGAGCAAAAGGCTGGATCTTTGATATTCGCGATAATGGCGGAGGCTATGTTTCGGCGGCCCAGGAAGTTGCCGGGTTTTTCCCAAACGTTACGAAAGCTTTTCAACTGCGTGATAAATCAAACAAGCCCCATGTATTTAATGTGATTCCGCAGTCTGCAAAATTTACGTCGCCGGTCCATATTCTAATAAACGCTTATAGTGCCAGTGCATCGGAAATGGTATCAGCTTCTGTAAAAGAACAAAAAGGTGCAATTTTATATGGACAAAACTCATTCGGCAAAGGCTCAATGCAGTCGTTTTTTCCATTAAGTGATGAGAGTGTTTTAAAATTAACGACTGCCAAGTTTTTCTCCCCAAAAGGGGTGCCGGTTCATGAGGTCGGAGTGGCGCCAAATGTCAAAACAGCAGAAGGTGAGGAACTGCTGGCATCCCATCGTGACCAGCTCGTTGCAGCAATTCGCAGCTACAAAAAGCTGCCTGCCCTTCAAAACGTACCTGTCACGAAAACATTTACCATTAAAATGAACATGAAAATGAACTGGACAGGAACAACGGCAAGAGATGTTCAATTAATCCAGCTCGGCGGAAAAGAAGTCCCGGTGGACGTACAATCAATTGATGAGAAAACAATCAAAATCATACCGAAACAGAACCTTCAATCGAAAGAAAAGTACTTGCTCATCGTCCATCCAAAATGGAAAGCAGAAAATACCCGGCAAATGAAACAAGGGATTTATGTAGAAATCAAAGTAATGTAA